Proteins encoded together in one Acidobacteriota bacterium window:
- a CDS encoding outer membrane beta-barrel protein, producing the protein MKGKKYIGIVLLILFAIAIAAFPREHQIRRYRRPPRFGMKNAITVKLGYFMPAGESDLWEYNSELLTVSPSDFNDFSLEVEFSSMAGRFAEFALGFGYYQATHYSSYRDYVDSEGNPIEQQLSLRIIPITFTFKGLPLGRKRGMSVIPYLGAGFGIYFWRYEEVGDYIDFTDMTIWPTAFESPGSDLGFHLVAGAEIPVTNQVGVIIEIKKTYLKGKLSSDFVGFERFDLGGLALNFGASYRF; encoded by the coding sequence ATGAAAGGGAAAAAATATATAGGAATTGTCCTCCTCATCCTCTTCGCTATCGCCATAGCGGCATTCCCAAGGGAACACCAAATAAGGAGATACAGAAGACCCCCACGCTTCGGGATGAAAAATGCAATTACTGTAAAGCTGGGCTACTTTATGCCTGCTGGAGAAAGCGATCTCTGGGAGTACAATTCCGAACTCCTCACCGTCTCTCCCTCGGATTTCAACGATTTCTCCCTCGAGGTGGAGTTCTCCTCGATGGCGGGACGCTTTGCGGAATTCGCCCTCGGCTTCGGCTATTACCAAGCAACCCACTACTCCTCCTACCGAGACTATGTCGACTCCGAGGGAAATCCCATCGAACAGCAACTTTCCTTAAGAATCATCCCTATAACCTTCACCTTCAAGGGATTACCTTTGGGAAGAAAAAGGGGGATGAGTGTCATTCCCTACCTTGGCGCTGGCTTCGGCATCTACTTCTGGCGCTATGAGGAGGTCGGTGACTACATCGACTTCACCGATATGACCATTTGGCCTACCGCCTTTGAATCCCCTGGGTCCGATCTCGGCTTCCACCTCGTTGCCGGTGCGGAAATTCCAGTAACCAATCAGGTTGGGGTGATTATCGAGATAAAGAAGACCTACCTCAAGGGAAAGCTCTCGAGCGACTTCGTTGGCTTTGAGAGGTTCGACCTGGGAGGTCTCGCCCTCAACTTTGGCGCTTCTTATCGCTTTTAA
- the galU gene encoding UTP--glucose-1-phosphate uridylyltransferase GalU, producing the protein MKVRKAVFPAAGLGTRFLPATKAQPKEMLPIVDKPLIQYGVEEVVASGIKDIIIITGRGKNAIEDHFDISYELEETLKERGKEKMLSQVREISELAEIAYIRQKQALGVGHAVYLAKNLVGREPFAVLFADDIIYSEVPCTRQLVEVFEEVQGAVIAIQEVPEDEVEKYGIIAGKELSPGLYQVEDLVEKPPPSKAPSNLAIVGRYILTPEIFDELAHIEVDHTGELQLTTGLRLLLKKQRIYAYRFQGIRYDAGNKVGFLKATVEYALRRTDLGKEFREYLKSLDL; encoded by the coding sequence ATGAAGGTGCGGAAGGCGGTTTTTCCGGCAGCGGGTTTGGGGACGAGGTTCCTCCCGGCGACGAAGGCACAGCCTAAGGAAATGCTTCCCATTGTGGATAAACCTCTCATCCAATATGGGGTGGAGGAAGTGGTTGCTTCGGGGATAAAGGATATCATCATTATCACTGGTCGAGGGAAAAACGCTATTGAGGACCACTTTGACATATCCTATGAGCTTGAGGAAACCCTGAAGGAACGGGGGAAGGAGAAGATGCTCTCTCAGGTAAGGGAGATATCGGAACTTGCTGAGATCGCTTATATCCGCCAGAAGCAAGCACTGGGAGTAGGGCATGCGGTTTATCTCGCCAAAAATTTGGTGGGAAGGGAACCTTTTGCCGTGCTTTTCGCCGACGATATCATCTATTCCGAAGTTCCCTGTACCAGACAGCTCGTCGAGGTGTTTGAGGAGGTTCAAGGAGCGGTTATCGCCATTCAGGAGGTTCCGGAGGATGAGGTTGAGAAATACGGAATAATAGCGGGGAAAGAGCTTTCCCCTGGTCTGTACCAGGTGGAGGATCTGGTGGAAAAGCCTCCTCCCTCGAAAGCCCCCTCAAATCTGGCTATCGTGGGACGTTATATCCTTACCCCGGAGATATTCGATGAGCTCGCCCATATCGAGGTGGATCATACCGGAGAGCTTCAACTGACCACTGGGCTTCGCCTTCTCCTCAAGAAACAGAGGATATACGCTTATCGCTTCCAGGGCATCCGCTACGATGCGGGAAATAAGGTCGGCTTCCTCAAAGCCACGGTGGAGTATGCCTTGAGGAGAACCGACTTAGGGAAGGAATTCCGGGAATACCTAAAGAGCCTCGATCTTTAG
- a CDS encoding sigma-70 family RNA polymerase sigma factor: protein MEERDEVLVDRFLSGDEASFNQLLRRWEKPVYNLVLRLLGDVEEAKDVCQEVFLKVYQNLGRFKKRAKFSSWLYQIAINQSRSHLRRRRGKRFISLETPEGKRLEEGDGKGTDSLLPPEEEVQRKEVVALLRKALALLPEEQKLVVLLKEYQGLKFSEIAEIVGCPLSTVKSRLYLGLSNLAGIIASLNGGDKKSLLL, encoded by the coding sequence GTGGAAGAGCGGGACGAAGTTTTAGTAGATAGGTTCCTTTCTGGAGACGAGGCGAGCTTCAACCAGCTTTTAAGAAGGTGGGAGAAGCCGGTTTATAACCTTGTCCTCCGCTTGCTTGGCGATGTTGAGGAGGCGAAGGATGTATGCCAGGAGGTGTTCCTTAAGGTTTACCAGAACCTTGGCCGGTTTAAGAAGAGGGCGAAGTTCTCCTCCTGGCTCTATCAGATCGCGATAAACCAGTCGAGAAGCCACCTCCGGAGAAGAAGGGGTAAAAGGTTCATCTCCTTAGAGACGCCGGAGGGGAAAAGGCTTGAGGAAGGTGATGGAAAAGGAACGGATTCCCTTCTTCCTCCTGAAGAGGAGGTTCAGCGGAAGGAGGTGGTTGCCTTGCTTAGAAAGGCGCTCGCTCTGCTTCCCGAGGAGCAGAAATTGGTGGTCCTCCTCAAGGAGTACCAGGGGCTTAAGTTTTCAGAGATCGCCGAGATCGTTGGCTGTCCCTTGAGTACGGTTAAGTCCCGCCTTTATCTTGGGCTTTCTAACTTGGCGGGGATCATTGCAAGTTTAAATGGGGGAGATAAAAAATCCCTTTTGCTATAG
- the fsa gene encoding fructose-6-phosphate aldolase encodes MKFFIDTAKIDEIKEALKMGLVDGVTTNPSLLYKAGGEPREVLAEICRLVPGPVSAEVISRDAEGMLSEARELAKIADNIVIKVPIIREGVKAVKMMSAEGIKTNVTLVFSPLQALIAAKAGATFVSPFVGRLDDISSFGMDLVRDIVTIYENYGFETEIIVASVRHPMHVVEAALAGAHIATIPFAVIEKLLAHPLTDIGLKRFLDDWEKLRGK; translated from the coding sequence ATGAAATTCTTCATCGATACCGCTAAGATAGATGAGATAAAAGAAGCATTGAAGATGGGGTTAGTCGACGGGGTCACTACCAATCCCTCCCTCCTTTACAAGGCGGGAGGAGAACCGCGGGAGGTACTTGCAGAGATCTGCCGTTTAGTACCTGGTCCGGTAAGTGCCGAGGTGATTAGCAGAGATGCTGAGGGGATGCTCTCCGAGGCGAGGGAGCTCGCTAAGATCGCCGATAACATCGTAATAAAGGTACCTATCATCCGCGAAGGGGTAAAGGCGGTGAAGATGATGAGCGCAGAGGGGATAAAGACCAATGTCACCCTTGTCTTCTCGCCGCTTCAGGCATTAATCGCAGCGAAAGCAGGTGCCACCTTCGTCAGCCCGTTCGTGGGAAGGCTCGACGATATAAGCAGTTTCGGAATGGATCTCGTCCGAGATATTGTCACCATCTACGAAAACTACGGCTTCGAGACGGAGATAATCGTGGCAAGTGTGCGCCACCCGATGCATGTGGTAGAAGCGGCGCTCGCCGGTGCTCACATCGCCACCATCCCCTTTGCCGTGATCGAGAAGCTACTTGCCCACCCCCTTACCGACATCGGGCTCAAACGATTCCTCGATGATTGGGAAAAACTGAGGGGGAAATAA
- a CDS encoding zf-HC2 domain-containing protein yields the protein MMKDKEHKDFQNELIEFLYGELSPEKEKELKAHLEECASCRDALSRLSSVRELLGKWEDVEPPYRLIFLASSKESFFSSVRSFFSRLSPVVKGVSVSFIFLFAFLVVASLVNLEVSYEKGKFHLSTALFPKAKIKTLTPADREEIYQAIRAAQEETLATVNNLLLKQDQAQREDLAQAFDELLDQIDERRRADLAYFGEGLSYLDQRSLLNYQRTKELMKYVLKTSGKPPR from the coding sequence ATGATGAAGGATAAAGAGCATAAAGATTTCCAAAACGAGCTGATCGAATTCCTCTACGGTGAGCTCTCGCCCGAGAAGGAGAAGGAGTTAAAAGCTCATCTTGAGGAGTGTGCTTCCTGTCGCGATGCCCTTTCTCGCCTTTCCTCAGTTAGGGAGCTTCTTGGAAAGTGGGAGGATGTTGAGCCACCATATCGCCTTATCTTCCTCGCGTCCTCGAAGGAGTCCTTTTTCTCCTCGGTTCGTTCCTTCTTTTCTCGGCTTTCCCCGGTAGTTAAAGGAGTGAGCGTTTCCTTTATTTTTCTTTTCGCTTTTCTCGTTGTCGCTTCACTCGTCAATCTCGAGGTGAGTTATGAGAAGGGTAAGTTTCACCTTTCGACCGCGCTCTTTCCCAAAGCCAAGATAAAAACGCTCACTCCTGCCGATCGTGAAGAGATCTATCAGGCGATAAGGGCGGCACAGGAGGAGACCTTGGCTACGGTGAATAACCTTCTTCTCAAGCAGGATCAAGCGCAGAGGGAGGATCTTGCTCAAGCGTTCGATGAGCTACTTGATCAGATCGATGAAAGAAGGAGAGCTGATCTCGCCTACTTTGGGGAAGGGCTGAGCTATCTCGATCAGCGCTCCTTGTTGAATTACCAGCGGACGAAGGAGCTTATGAAGTATGTCCTGAAAACCTCGGGTAAACCTCCCCGCTGA
- a CDS encoding glycosyltransferase family 39 protein: MKRFSLVIKISLLIIGGLFLFSTLGGPYLEKVPSLSFLYRCYFLTVLVLSAFLLIIFLNPKGAFFGKRGEHSFFRIRDRNIFLLILLFSVLIAITATTTGGHIGADGMYYYSYVRSMFIDHDLHFDNEYQIFGIADRPYLKWRSPTGHLRNIYAFGPAFLWIPFFLLGMGVAKFLALLGAVVPLDGFSYPYAMGVHLGSLTYGFFGILLIYEVLKDFFEKKTAIITAFALTLGTQIFWYLVGQPHMPHACSLFAVTLFLYLWYRGRGRRSFKNWLLMGIAGGLMTMVRYQTGFFMIVPAIDSLLYYFEYLKRREFVATKKLFWGNLIFLGGFLLGASPQMIVWKIIYGVPYIGNPYGGSFLRWGSPRVLEVLFSSRHGLLSWTPLIYLALIGIFLFYPRDRKLTLLLAIPFLGMLWVNSAATNWWAGGSFGDRRFICSSLFFAIGLASFIEALIRFIRKRSTEIAFTIIVLFMLSNILLATLFATFVIPRESSVSFSFLAGRKIGLLYRFIGYPFSFPLTLYFSLKTGLSPARCDLLFGNWLLQPGKRFGRARIDFGKNDRIFLGDGWSYPERWDGKIPFRWSCGEKSTLFFYLDKGEPLQMVVNAAPFVHPKMPKQMLFISVNGKKLPPITLAEGFNNYAFNLGEGIFHYGINRVDFTYKWVSSPKELGMSEDKRRIAVAFNFLELARKGRK, from the coding sequence ATGAAGAGATTCTCTCTGGTAATAAAGATCAGTTTGTTAATCATCGGCGGTTTATTTCTATTTTCTACCCTCGGCGGTCCCTACCTGGAAAAGGTGCCATCGCTATCCTTCCTTTATCGATGTTATTTCCTCACTGTCTTAGTCCTCTCGGCTTTCCTCCTCATCATCTTCTTAAACCCCAAGGGCGCCTTCTTCGGGAAAAGGGGGGAGCATTCCTTCTTTAGGATCCGGGATAGGAATATATTTCTCCTCATACTCCTCTTCTCTGTACTCATCGCCATCACCGCTACTACCACTGGGGGGCACATTGGTGCCGACGGTATGTACTACTACTCTTATGTTCGCTCAATGTTCATTGATCACGATCTTCACTTCGACAACGAATACCAGATATTCGGAATAGCTGACAGACCCTATCTCAAATGGCGCTCCCCAACGGGACACCTGAGAAACATCTATGCCTTTGGACCCGCCTTCCTCTGGATCCCCTTCTTCCTCCTCGGAATGGGGGTGGCTAAATTCCTCGCCCTTCTTGGGGCGGTAGTGCCTCTGGACGGTTTTAGCTATCCCTATGCCATGGGGGTACATTTAGGAAGCCTCACCTACGGCTTTTTCGGCATCCTTCTCATCTACGAAGTGCTGAAGGATTTCTTCGAGAAAAAGACCGCTATCATCACCGCCTTCGCCCTCACCCTGGGCACCCAGATATTCTGGTACCTGGTAGGACAGCCACATATGCCCCACGCCTGCTCCCTGTTTGCGGTAACCCTCTTCCTCTACCTCTGGTATCGGGGACGGGGGAGGCGGAGCTTCAAAAATTGGCTACTTATGGGGATCGCTGGTGGTCTGATGACGATGGTCCGCTACCAGACCGGATTCTTTATGATCGTCCCGGCTATCGATTCTCTTCTTTATTATTTTGAGTACCTCAAAAGAAGGGAGTTTGTCGCTACCAAGAAGCTCTTTTGGGGAAATCTCATTTTTTTGGGTGGTTTCCTCCTTGGGGCCTCCCCCCAGATGATCGTGTGGAAGATAATTTACGGCGTCCCTTATATCGGCAACCCCTATGGCGGGAGCTTCCTCCGTTGGGGGTCCCCCCGGGTGCTCGAGGTACTCTTTTCCTCCCGGCATGGGCTCCTCTCCTGGACACCACTTATATATCTCGCCTTGATTGGCATCTTCCTCTTTTACCCCCGAGATAGAAAATTAACCCTTCTCCTCGCCATTCCCTTCCTTGGAATGCTTTGGGTGAACTCCGCTGCCACCAATTGGTGGGCTGGTGGCTCCTTCGGCGACAGGCGATTTATCTGTTCATCCCTCTTCTTCGCCATTGGCCTCGCTTCCTTTATCGAAGCTCTAATCAGGTTTATCAGGAAGAGATCTACCGAGATTGCCTTTACCATCATCGTTCTTTTTATGCTCTCGAACATACTCCTTGCCACCCTCTTCGCCACCTTTGTGATCCCACGGGAAAGCTCCGTCTCCTTCTCCTTCCTCGCGGGAAGAAAGATCGGTCTCCTCTATCGGTTCATCGGTTACCCCTTCTCATTCCCGTTAACTCTTTATTTCTCCCTGAAGACAGGGCTCTCACCAGCAAGGTGTGATCTCCTCTTCGGAAACTGGCTCCTACAGCCGGGAAAACGCTTTGGAAGAGCACGGATAGACTTCGGAAAGAACGACCGAATATTCCTCGGCGATGGCTGGTCATACCCAGAACGCTGGGACGGAAAGATCCCCTTCCGCTGGTCTTGCGGAGAAAAATCAACCTTATTCTTCTACCTTGATAAGGGAGAACCTCTACAAATGGTGGTGAACGCTGCTCCCTTCGTCCATCCTAAAATGCCGAAGCAAATGCTCTTTATCAGCGTGAACGGGAAGAAATTACCCCCTATCACCTTAGCTGAAGGGTTTAATAACTATGCATTTAATCTAGGGGAAGGGATATTCCATTATGGGATAAACCGGGTGGATTTCACCTATAAATGGGTCTCCTCCCCGAAAGAGCTTGGAATGAGCGAAGACAAAAGGAGAATAGCGGTCGCCTTCAACTTCCTCGAGCTCGCCCGAAAGGGAAGGAAGTGA